Part of the Imperialibacter roseus genome, GCCATGAGGTCGGGCCCGCCGCCTTGTCCGGTAATTGACAACCTTAGTGGCTGCATATATTTGCCCATTTTCAACTCTTTGGCAACAAAGAAATTTTCTATCGTGTCATGAGCAGTGGTGGCCGTAACCGAATCTTCAAGTTGGGAAATACGTTTCGATAAGTCGTGAAGAACCGCTGCCACGTCTGGGTTCCACTTCTTTTCAACAACTTGCTGGTCGTAGGCGGTTGGAGCTTCAAAAAAGAACCTGCCCTGTTCCCATAGTTCCTGTGGAAAAGAGACTCTCTCTCTTAGCACTTCACAAATCCTGATTGTGTTTTCTGAGGATGCCTTTAAACCGGCTTTTTCCAGGTCTTTTTCCAAATAAACAGCCAGCTCCTCTGCTGATTTGCTTTTTATATAATGCTGGTTGAACCAGTTGGCCTTGTCGATGTCGAATTTGGCTCCGGCCTTGCTTATGCGCTCAATGGAGAACTCCTGGATAAGTTCTTCCATGCTGAATATTTCCTTTTCGGTGCCAGGGCTCCAGCCCAACAAAGCCAGAAAGTTAATCATTGTTTCCGGCAGGTAGCCTTTTTCCCTAAACCCCTGAGAAAGCTCTCCCGACACCGGGTCTGTCCAGTTGAGTGGAAAAATAGGGAAGCCAGCTTTGTCGGCGTCCCTCTTGCTCAGTTTGCCGTTGCCGTCTGGTTTCAGAAGCAGAGGCAGGTGAGCAAACTGCGGCATGGTGTCTTCCCACCCAAAGTACCTGTACATCAGCACATGTAGGGGTGCCGAGGGCAGCCATTCTTCGCCTCTGATTACATGAGTAATCTTCATGAGGTGATCGTCGACGATATTGGCCAGGTGGTAGGTAGGCATGCCGTCCGACTTCAGCAATATTTTATCATCCAGCACAGACGAATGCACAACAACCCAACCTCTTATGAGGTCATGAAACCGAATGTCTTCTTTGCGAGGCACCATCAAACGAACTACATACGGATCTCCATTGGCAAGCCTCGCCTTCACCTCAGCTTCCGGTAGGGTGAGGGAGTTCTGCATCGTGTTGCGGGTCACGGCGTTGTACTGCTGATTGGCTACCTTGGCAGCTTTCAGCTTCTCCCGCATAGCGTCAAGTTCCTCCGAGGTGTCGAAGGCATAGTAGGCCTTTCCTTCGTCGATTAGCTGCTGGGCATACTGCGCATAGATATCTTTCCTTTCAGATTGCCTGTAGGGGGCGTGAGGGCCTCCGGTTAATGGGCCTTCGTCTATCTCTATACCCACCCACTTTAGTGATTCCAAAATATATGCTTCGGCACCTGGCACAAACCTAGACTGGTCGGTGTCTTCTATGCGCAAAAGCATGGTGCCGTTGCTCTTTCTGGCGAAGAGGTAGTTATAAAGAGCGGTTCTTACACCTCCAATGTGAAGGGCTCCTGTGGGGCTTGGAGCAAAACGAACCCTGACTTCTGAATTGTTCATGTTAACTTATCAAGTACTCGGTGTAGTGCTTTTTGTGTTTGTTTCAAATGGACGTCAAAGTTAGCCAATGCTATCAGATAATTGGCAATGCATCCTGCCAAAGAAAGGCAACCGTAGAGGTAATTTTTAGCTGGCCCCAGGAAAATAAGCGTAAGCAGAAAAGTCAATAGACACCAGAAAACAAGGAAGAATCTGGTGCTGGGAAAAAGGCGATACTTTACCTGAATCAGTGAGCCTGTCGAAGTCTGATCGACAACACCCTCCGCCAGTGGAATGAAATTTTGAGGCTTGGCTACGTTAACGGAAACCCGGAATGAGTCTTGGCAGACAAGGCCCGTAAATGCAAAGTCTTTTCCGGCGCTTGCCTCGGATTTAGTCTCCGTTTTTAAAAGAGCGATGATGTTGGCGGCTTTGGCCGATGAAACAATAGTCTCTCTTTCAAAAGGGACTAACCTCATGCATCAATACCCGCAATAAGGGATATCTCAACCAGGGCGTCTTTGGGCAACCTCGCCACTTCAACGGTTTCACGTGCCGGGGGCTCACTCTTGAAATAGCCTCCATAAATCTCATTGACCACGGGAAAGTCGTTCATGTCTTTGATAAAGATGGAACACTTTAGCACCTCTGCAAAGGAAAGACCCTCTTCCAAAAGGATAGCTTTAAGGTTTTCCATGACCAATTTGGTTTGCGACTTAATATCACCCGACTCAAACTGACCCGTAGCAGGGTTGATAGCCACTTGACCTGATACCAGCACAAGGTTGCCGTATCTTACAGCCTGGCTGTAAGGCCCGATAGGGGCAGGAGCATTTTTAGTGTATACTATTTTCTTCATGCTTATTCAACAGTTACTGACTTGGCAAGGTTTCGTGGCTGATCTACATTACATCCTCTCATCACCGCAATGTGATACGAAAGCAATTGAAGAGGAATAACCGACACCAATGGCATAAGTGCTTCGGAAGTGTGGGGAACCTCAATCACAAAGTCTGCTATTTGGTTGATGGTTTCTTCTCCTTCGGTAACAATAGCAATTACTTTTCCTTTTCGTGCCTTCACTTCTTGAATGTTGGACACTACTTTTTCGTAGGAAGAATCCCTGGTGGCAATAAACACCACGGGCATTTCCTCGTCAATCAAGGCAATAGGGCCATGCTTCATCTCCGCTGCAGGATACCCTTCCGCATGAATGTAGGAGATTTCCTTCAATTTGAGCGCCCCTTCAAGCGCCACGGGGAAATTGTAGCCCCGGCCCAAATAAATGAAGTTTCTGGCATCTTTGAAACGTGCCGATATTTCTTTGATTTGATCGTTAACGTCCAGCGCTTTTTTTATTTTCGCAGGTATGCTTTCAAGCTCCACGAGTAACTCGTGGTATTTGCTCTCCGTAATGGTTCCTTTGCGATGAGCTATCCGCAACGCCATCATGATAAGAACCGTCAGCTGAGCAGTGAAGGCTTTGGTACTTGCAACACCTATCTCAGGGCCAGCGTGCAAATAGGCTCCTTCGTGCGTTATTCTCGAAATGGAAGACCCTACGGCGTTAACCACTCCAAGAATAATGGCTCCTTTGGATTTGGCCAATTCAAGGGCGGCTAGTGTATCGGCTGTTTCACCAGACTGCGAGATAGCAATCACAATATCCCCTTCGTTAATGATCGGGTTCCTGTAACGGAATTCTGACGCATACTCAACCTCTACCGGGATGCGGCAAAAATCTTCAATAATGTATTCAGCAACGAGCCCTGCGTGCCACGAAGTGCCGCAAGCCACAATCACTATTCTTTGGGCATTAGTGAGTGCATTAGCATACTCATGAATACCTCCCAGCACCAGTTTGCCTTCGTTGGCCTTTAAACGGCCCCTCATACAGTCGGCGATGCTGTTGGGCTGTTCAAATATCTCCTTAAGCATGAAATGCTCATATCCACCTTTTTCGATGGCCTCAAGATTGAGGTCAAGCTCATGCACCTGAGGAGTTTGTTCTACATCCTCAAGACTCTTTATTGTCATTTGATTGCCACTGATGACAGCCATTTCTTCGTCCTTCAAATACACCACCTTCTTGGTGTATTCTACGATCGGTGTTGCATCAGAGGCAAGGAAGAAAGAGCCATCATCCTCTTTAATACCAATAACAAGGGGGCTGCCCTTTCTGGCCGCAATAAGTGTGTCGGGGTTGTCTTTGGCGATTACTACAATAGCGTAGGCACCTACCACTCTGGTCAGAGCAAGCCTTACGCCTTCCTCGAGAGAGCAATCTTCAGACGTAATAATATAGTCGATAAAAGACGCCAGCACTTCTGTGTCAGTCTGGCTCTCAAATGTGTATCCCTTTTTTTGAAGCTCTGTTTTTATTGCTGCGTAATTTTCAATAATGCCGTTGTGCACTAGTGAAAGTCTGCCATTGTGCGACCTGTGGGGGTGGGCATTGATATCACTGGGCTCACCATGAGTGGCCCAGCGAGTGTGGCCGATGCCAACGCCAGATTTGGGGCTTTTACCGTCAATGAGGTTTTCAAGCTCTTTGACCTTGCCTTGTTTCTTGTATATCTTGATATCAGAGACGGAATTGTCGTATAAGGCAACTCCTGCACTGTCGTAACCTCTGTATTCAAGTCTTTTAAGGCCCTTAATGAGAATTGGCAATGCTTGCTCTTTTCCCTTGTAGGCAACTATTCCACACATAGCTTATTGTAATCTCGTATAATAAATTTTTAGCTGGATGCTGTCTTTGGGCACAACGAATCTGCTCAAGCTCGTTACATCATTGCCTCCAGGATAAATGATCAGGTCGTTGGTATTAAATATGCTGTCACGTAACCCCTGAAAGAAAAAAGTCGGCGTTCCGCTGTACGACCTTGAGGCTGAGTCGTATAATGGGAGCAGGGCACGAGGCGAACTGGGATTGCCGTAGCTGACATCGGTCAGGACAACATGATTGGCGATTCTGGAAGCCAGTCCAATATTTGCCCCAATTATTTTATTCGTACTATCAGCAAATATATACATAAAGCTATTTGGTGGCATGATTCGATAGTCTACCGAAGTCAATTCATCAATAGCACCGAGCCTTATCTCAGCACGGTTGACGATAATATTTCCCAAAGAATCCACAAACTTTCTGAACGGTCTGAGAGAAAGCTTCGTGTAAATGCCTGTTCCTCCCTGAAGATACATATCGCCTGAAGGAGGAATAAACTCATCACTTCTCTTTACGAGTGTCTCCAGTTCGGTGCCAGTCCTGTCCGCAATTATGCCGTTGTATCTTGTGGCGTTAAAGTTCAGTGTATAAACCAATGAATCTGCGCCGTCAGGCACGTGGTAATGAACATTCACTTTGGAGTTCTCGGGATGGAATCCAAAAATAAGGGTATTGTCTTTCCCTGGAATCAGGGCGAATCCCTTTATCTGATTTTCCAGTTCAGAAGCTGATGTTCCATCTCTAACGATACTAAAGAAGTTACTGGCCCATGCGGGAGTTGCCTTTATCCTTATTACTGTGTCTCTTGATGGAGAGTAAAAGAATTTTTTGGAGGCAGCCGGCGTACGTGACAAGTACTCGGTTGAATCATCCGAATAATAGCTAACCCCGGAATACAGCGTGTCGGATAGCTGGTAAACATTAATGGTTTGAAAAACACTGGTATATTCTCCATACAGGTAGCTCAATTCAAAATCAAACATGATAGAGTCAACTACGCCCTTGTCGTTGATGGCAACAAGCTCGCCGTTTCTCGTTACCTGAGAAAAAGACTTGGCGGTAATGTCTCCAAAGAATGGGTCTTTAAACCTCCCAACAAGTAACCTTGAGTCGTTGGTGGTATTTAGACTATCAAAAAGAATAACAGAAGATGGAAGAGTAAATACCTCTTCGTAAACACCTACATTATTTTCGTTTGGATTAAGCTCCAACCCTACTTCACTTGGGCTTTCACACCCAAAAAGCATTAGGGCTGCTCCAAAGAGCAACCCTGATGCAGTCCTACCCTGCAAGTTCATTATATAGATTGTAGTGTCTGTCTAAAAAGTTCTCGTCATTTTCGATAACGTTGAATTTCTTTTCTTTGGATAATTCGTTGGTTAAATTATTCAGGCTCTCACTTTCTTCTTCTTCTGCTCTGATAACAGCGTCCGAGTATTCGATACCCATCTTAATAAAACCTTCGTAATCTGCTGACTTAAGCGGATTCAACATACTGTCCTCGATATCAATCATTTTCACCTTTTCAAGCAGGTTATCACCAAACTTGAAAGAGAAAGCGTTATCGTATATCGTCAAGACACACTTAGCCGTCTGAAAGATGGGATCGTTCTTGTAAGTAGTTTTTACATACAACGGAATCAGGCTTGTCATCCAGTCGTTGCAGTGGATAATGTCTGGCGCCCAACCCAATTTCTTAACGGTTTCGAGCACACCCTTGCAGAAGAAAATAGCTCTTTCATCATTATCGCTATAGAATTTATCTTCTTTATCGTGAAACACAGACTTTCTGTGGAAGTAATCTTCATTATCGATGAAGTATACCTGTAATTTAGCGTTAGGGATAGAAGCAACCTTAATAACAAGAGGCTTTTCCTCATCTCCCACGGCAATGTTAATGCCGGACAATCTTACTACTTCATGCAGTCTGTTTTTTCGCTCGTTGATCAACCCAAAACGTGGAACAAGAATTCTGATCTCCATGCCTCTTTCCTGCATCGCCTGCGGCAGTCTTCTTACGAATTCTGCTACCTGAGTTGTCTGGAGAAAGGGATTGATTTCGCTGGCTACGTATAGAATGCGAAGTTTTGCCATAAGAGTATTGATTTATATTTGACGGAACAAAACGAGGCACAAAAGTACAAAAAAATAACGTGCTTTCCATACATATTCCCTTTTATAACTTAGTTTTGCTGCCCTTTAGCTCACTCATAATCAGTGCTGTGGAGATAGTAACGTCCCCCTTAGAATGTCGAAAAAAGATACTTTCTCTAACCTTGGAGGGGAAAAATATAGGGTTTGTTCCGACCATGGGGGCACTGCATCAGGGACATCTGGAATTGGTCCGGCAGGCAAGGTCGTTTTGCGATTTTGTGGTGGTTAGCATCTTTGTAAACCGGACACAGTTCAACAGCAAGGAGGACTTCGAGAAATACCCGAAGACCTTCGATAACGACGTTGCGAAATTGAGACTGTCAGGCTGCGATATCGTTTTTGCTCCCACAGATAGTGATATGTACCCTGGCACTCCTGAAGTGAAAATAACTTTCCCTCGCTTCCAAAAATCTATGGAGGGGCACTACCGCCCGGGTCATTTTGAGGGGGTCGCTCTTATCGTTTCGAAGCTGCTGCATGCGGTGCCTGCCCAAAAGGCTTTTTTCGGCAGAAAGGATTGGCAACAGGTGCTTATTATCAAACAGCTGGTCAAAGATCTTCACTTCGACACAGAAATTATTTCGGTGCCAACAGTGAGAGAGCCAGATGGATTGGCTATGTCTTCCCGGAATCAACGTTTGAGCGAGACGGAACGATCATTGGCTGTGATTTTCAGTAAAAGCCTGTATATGGCAAAGGAAAAACTTCTGGGGGGAGATAGTATTGAGGAAACGGTTTCTTCAGTCAGACAAGCATTTGATCGCATGCCGGAGGTAAGACTGGAATACTTTGAAATAGGGAATCGTGAAACTTTAGAGCCTGTACAAACTGTTGAAAGCAATACGCCCGTTTCGCTATTCATCGCAGGGTATGTGGGCGACGTTCGATTGATTGATAATATCTTCCTTCAGGAAGAAACTGAATAAGAAAATGCAGATTGAAATTCTTAAGTCAAAAATTCACCGAGTTCGAATTACTCAGGCAGAGCTTCACTATGTGGGCAGTATCACCATCGATGAGGACCTGATGAAGGCAGCCAACCTTATTGAGAATGAGAAAGTGCAGATCGTCAATATTAACAATGGTGAACGGCTTGAAACCTATGTCATTAAAGGGAAAGCCGGAAGTGGGGAGATTTGCCTCAATGGCCCCGCAGCCCGAAAGGCACAGGTAGGCGACATCGTAATAATCATTTCCTACTGTCACATGGATTTTGAGGAGGCAAAAACCTTTAAGCCCACACTCATCTTCCCTACCGACAATAACAAACTAATCAGTTGAGAAAAACCATCACCAGTGTTGCCCGATACGTTTTAACCCTTGCCCTTGCCTTCGCCCTCCTTTGGTGGCTTTTTAAGGATATTGACCTGGATGACTTCATGGCACGGCTTAGCAAAGTAGAATATGGCTGGGTGTACCTGTCTATTGGTATATCGTTTTTTGGTTATTGGATAAGGGCCTACAGATGGAACTTGCTGTTTAAATCCCTTGATGTATCGGTTAGTACATTCAGGCTGTTTTTGGCTGTCATGGTAGGCTATATGGCCAACATGGCCTTTCCCAGGATGGGGGAGGTTAGCCGGTGTGCTATCCTCAGACGAACAGACAACATCCCGATGTCTACCTCCATTGGCACAGTGGTTACAGAGAGGGGAGTTGATCTAATCTCTCTCTTATCGGTGCTGGCCGGGGCTATGCTTGTCGAGTTCGGGAAAATTTCATCTCTGTTAGGCGACATGATGGGCCGCCTTTGGTCCGGGCTTTCGGTGAGTCAGCTAACCATCACCATTGGAGTTATTGCTGCTGCGATTGTTCTCATCTACTTGCTGATCAAAAGGTTTCAAAAAATGCCGGCCTTCGCAAAGCTCAAGGAATTCCTCGTCAACCTGGGTCATGGTATCGGCAGCATAACTAAACTCAAGTCTCCTGCTCTTTTTATTCTCAGTACCGTGGCCATGTGGTTGAGTTACTTTTTCATGTCTTATGTAATCGTCTTTTCTATGGAGGAGACTGCCTGGCTTGACTTAAAGGCAGGTCTTGTGCTATTGGCCATGGGCGGAATTGGCATGGCTATGCCAGTTCAGGGTGGAATTGGCACATATCATGCCTTTGTGGCAGGAATTTTACTGTGGTATGGCATCGGAGAGCAAACAGGCGTATTTTTTGCTACACTGCTTCATACGTCTCAGGTTGTAACCATCCTCGTGTTGGGAGGGGTATCGATTCTTGTGGCAGTGCTATTACCAGTAAAGAACCAAATTGAAAACAGCGTCGAAAATCCAGGATCGGAAGGCGGCCAGTAGCCAGGTTGCTAGTTGGCATGCCGAAGGGCTTTCAGTGGTGTTTACCAATGGATGCTTCGACATTCTGCACCTGGGCCATGTCGATTATCTTGAAAGGGCGAAAGAACTGGGTGACAAGCTGGTAGTGGCGCTGAATACTGATGCTTCGGTTCAGCGACTGAAAGGGCCCGAAAGGCCTATCGTGAATGAGGCATCCAGGGCCAGGGTAATGGCCGCTCTCGGGTTCGTTGATCTGGTGGTTTTTTTTGACGAGGAAACGCCGAAAGAGCTGATCGAAGCCCTTCAACCAAATATTTTAGTGAAAGGCGGTGACTACACTGTTGAAACTATTGTGGGTGCCGATTTTGTTTTGAAACACGGTGGAAAAGTTATTCCGCTCCCATTGATAGATGGGTATTCTACTACTACATTTGTGAATAAAATTAAGCTAAACGATAAAAACTTATGATGCTTCTTCTGATTGGTGTTGTTTTTATGATCATCAGCTGGTCGGTGAGTAACAAGCTGAAAAATAAATTTAAAAAGTACTCCCAGGTTGGGCTAGCCTCTAACCTTAGTGGCCGTGAAATTGCCGAAAAAATGCTGGCAGATCATGGTATATATGATGTGAAAGTTGTTTCGGTTGAAGGTCAGTTGACGGATCATTACAATCCGGCCAATAAAACCGTCAACCTGAGTCCAGAGGTATACCACGGCAGGTCTGCCGCTGCGGCTGCCGTAGCTGCCCACGAATGTGGCCATGCAGTGCAACACGCTACGGCCTATAGCTTCCTTGAGTTCAGATCGGCCATGGTGCCAGTGCAGAACGTTACTGCCAGGGTAATGAACATTATGTTCATGGCGATGTTGTTCGGAGCCTTTTTCATGAAGGGATTTGCTGAAACAGGTCTGCTGATAATTATTGGTTGCTATTTTGTATTTACCCTTTTTGCTTTCGTTACATTGCCTGTTGAGTTTGACGCAAGTAGCAGAGCCCTGGCGTGGATTGACCGGAAAGGCATAGTAACCTCGAAGGAACATGAAATGGCCAAAGATGCTTTGAAATGGGCTGCAATGACTTATGTGGTGGCTGCATTGTCGGCACTGGTTACGCTGTTTTACTTTATTCTTTCCTACCTGGGCATGAGCAGAGACTAACAAAATATTTTAAAGAAATGATGGGGACTTGGGCGTGGCTCAAGTCCTTTTTTGTTTATTTTTAGCTCATTCAATAACCCGCACATAACTTATGATGAAATTTGACTTGACTGAAGAGCAGCTGGCAGTAAGAGATGCCGCAAGAGATTTTGCACAGAATGAATTGCTTCCCGGGGTAATTGAGAGGGATGAGCATCAAAAATTTCCGGCTGAGCAGGTCAAAATGATGGGGGAGCTGGGGTTCATGGGCATGATGGTGGATCCAAAGTATGGCGGGAGCGGTATGGACACTGTGTCCTATGTGCTGGCCATGGAGGAGATATCGAAAGTGGATGCTTCAGCCTCCGTTTGCATGTCGGTGAACAATTCACTTGTGTGCTGGGGCCTCGAAAAATACGGGAGCGAGGAGCAGAAGCAGAAATACCTTACAAGATTAGCCAAGGGTGAGATCATCGGGGCATTTTGCCTGTCAGAGCCGGAAGCTGGTTCCGATGCCACCTCGCAACGAACCACTGCTGAGGACAAGGGCGACTACTACCTGCTTAACGGAACAAAGAACTGGATCACGAATGGAAACAGTGCATCTGTATACATTGTGATGGCGCAAACCGATGCTTCCAAGGCCCACAAAGGAATCAATGCGTTGATAGTGGAAAAGGGCATGGATGGCTTTGTTGTTGGGAAAAAGGAAAATAAGCTGGGCATCAGAGGATCCGATACCCATTCGCTGATGTTTCAGGATGTGAAGGTGCCAAAGGCAAATAGGATAGGCGACGATGGATTTGGCTTTTCATTTGCCATGAGCACGCTTAACGGCGGTAGAATTGGCATAGCTTCCCAGGCGCTCGGAATTGCCTCCGGGGCGATGGAGCTGTCAATTGCCTATGCGAAAGAACGCAAAGCTTTTGGGAAAAGCATCGCTGAGCACCAGGCCATTCAGTTCAAACTTGCTGACATGGCTACTGAAATTGAAGCTGCCAGGTTGCTTTGTCTCAGGGCGGCGCAATTAAAAGATCAGAAGGCAGATTTTAGTCAGGCAAGTGCGATGGCCAAACTTTTTGCATCCGATGTAGCTATGAAGACGACGGTGGAAGCAGTGCAGATTCATGGCGGTTACGGTTACGTGAAAGAGTACCATGTGGAGCGGCTTATGAGGGACGCAAAAATCACGCAGATTTACGAAGGGACGTCAGAAATTCAGAAAATTGTAATTTCCAGAGGGTTGCTCAAAAAATGAGTTCCTTTTTAATTCATATTTGAGCTAGGTATTTTGTTATTAAATCATATTTGTATTAGTTTTATACAAATTCATTGTTAATTTTTTCTATTGCCACCCGCTCTCGCAAATTGTAAGATTCATGGAAGAGTATAATAAAATTATTGAATCTCTTAGTATCAGATTTATTAAGGCACGCCACACCAATGTAATTCAATCTGTTACAGTAGAGAATTTTTATGACGTTGAAAACACCATTTTTTTGGTTCACAAGGGGGTTTTGAAGTTTGGTAAGGACAAAGAAGAGGTGAATGCCGGCGAGGTGCTTTTCGTGCCGGGCGGTAAAATGGCGTCTATTACTTATGGCTCAGGAAAGGCCATCAGCTTGTCTAATGACGACTTTTTGAACAACAAAGAGAAGTACCTGGAGAGCGTGAAGGGTTATAGCCAGGAGGAAGAAACGAGAGATAATTTTAGCTACATCACTTTCGAAGCAAAAGTATTTGACACAGTCAACTTTTTTGCTTCACTTGACATACCGCCGTTTGTGATGAAAGACCCTATGATGGGTGCTTTGATCCAGGACATTGTTGTTGAGCACTTTTCCGGAAAGCTGGGCAGGGATAGAATTGTGAAGCTTGAAACGGATAGATTGGTGGTGCAGGCCATCAGATATATCATTCAACACAACCTGTATGTGGAGCAGCTGGCTACCAATAGCAATTACTTCAAGGATCCTCGCCTGATAGATATCTTTGCCTATATCAAGGATAATCTGGGTGACGACCTTTCCAATAAGATTTTGGCCAATGTTGCCAATGTTTCGGAGGATTATGTGGGGCAGTACTTCAAAATGCTGACCGGCATTAACCCGCAGGACTACATCGAGTACCAGCGAATGGAAAAGGCAGTTAACCTTTTGCGAACCTCAAAGAAAAGCATTAGAGAAATAGGTAAGGATGTGGGATATAAAGACACGGCGTATTTTTGCCGTCGTTTCAAAATGATGTTTGGAATCCCTGCAGGTAAAATGCGAAGGAGAGAGTCTTTAATTAATGTTTAAAGGCTTTTGATTGAGGTGATGAATTCTTTCCGATACTTCAATCAATAGATTTGGGTTTTCCTCCACACTGTTGCCCAGAATAAGCATGTCGGCTCCAGCCTGAAGGGCCTGTATGGCCAAATGAACCGAGCTGATTCCCCCACCGACGATTAAAGGCACATTAATATTTTTCTTGACGGCAGTAATTACTTTGGGTGGAATAGGTGCCTCTGCCCCGCTGCCAGCGTCCATATAAATTATTTGTAAACCGAGCATTTCGCCGGCCATTGCTGTAGAAACAGCGATGCTTACCTTGTCCGTGGGAATGGGCGTGGTGTTGCTGATGTAGCTCGCAGCCGTAGCATGGCCGCTGTTCACCAGCATATACCCCACTGGTATTACTTCAAGGTGTGTTCTTTTTAAAATGGGTGCAGCTATCACATGCTGGCCTATCAGATACTCCGGGTTCCTTCCTGAGATCAAAGAAAGAAAAAGAATGGCGTCGGCATTGGAGTCTATTTGATAGTAGTTGCCTGGAAAAATGATCACCGGAATGCTGGAATTCGCTTTGATGAGCTGGATGATCTGGCTAAAATTATTCTTGGTCATCAGGCTGCCACCCACAAGAATATAGTCAACCTTATTTTCTACACACATGTTAATCACCCTGAGGCAAGCGCTGTTGTCCGACACCTTGTCAGGGTCAATTAATATGCCCAGGGAACGTTTACCTTCGTTGCTCTTCTGTGTCAGTTGACTCAGTAGGTGGTTCATTCGTCAGTATTCTTTTTTGAATATAATTTAAGCCAAATTGAAGTAAAACTCCCCAAAGAGCCGCCATGCTTTTATTGAGTGTCAATTTTAAAAATGATTTTGGCGGTTTTTCAACTAGTTCTACAGGCTGGTCAGGGCTTTTTTTTTAAGATTCTCTGTTCTGGAAGAGGATGTGATAAGTCTGGCTACCTGGTAGCCTGCAAAAAGGACGCCGCCAATAATCAGCCCGGTTTTCAGTGCCCGGGATACATTTTGCTCAACAGAGTCGGTTCCGGTTTGGAGTTTCTTTTTTGCCTTTCGCTCCATCTCCTCAAGTTGTTCCTTCCGTTTGGTAATTGCCGCTTTACTCATCTTCTTCAATTGATTTTTCTGTGAGGGCCTCCTTCTCTTTCATCGCTTTGGTGATCTGATTTTCAACAGCGTCCTTCAATTTGCCGGATTGGAGCAGATACACGAAAAAAAGCAACGCAAG contains:
- the gltX gene encoding glutamate--tRNA ligase gives rise to the protein MNNSEVRVRFAPSPTGALHIGGVRTALYNYLFARKSNGTMLLRIEDTDQSRFVPGAEAYILESLKWVGIEIDEGPLTGGPHAPYRQSERKDIYAQYAQQLIDEGKAYYAFDTSEELDAMREKLKAAKVANQQYNAVTRNTMQNSLTLPEAEVKARLANGDPYVVRLMVPRKEDIRFHDLIRGWVVVHSSVLDDKILLKSDGMPTYHLANIVDDHLMKITHVIRGEEWLPSAPLHVLMYRYFGWEDTMPQFAHLPLLLKPDGNGKLSKRDADKAGFPIFPLNWTDPVSGELSQGFREKGYLPETMINFLALLGWSPGTEKEIFSMEELIQEFSIERISKAGAKFDIDKANWFNQHYIKSKSAEELAVYLEKDLEKAGLKASSENTIRICEVLRERVSFPQELWEQGRFFFEAPTAYDQQVVEKKWNPDVAAVLHDLSKRISQLEDSVTATTAHDTIENFFVAKELKMGKYMQPLRLSITGQGGGPDLMAIIEILGAKETAKRIDSAIVILGGQSTQA
- a CDS encoding RidA family protein, with the translated sequence MKKIVYTKNAPAPIGPYSQAVRYGNLVLVSGQVAINPATGQFESGDIKSQTKLVMENLKAILLEEGLSFAEVLKCSIFIKDMNDFPVVNEIYGGYFKSEPPARETVEVARLPKDALVEISLIAGIDA
- the glmS gene encoding glutamine--fructose-6-phosphate transaminase (isomerizing), which codes for MCGIVAYKGKEQALPILIKGLKRLEYRGYDSAGVALYDNSVSDIKIYKKQGKVKELENLIDGKSPKSGVGIGHTRWATHGEPSDINAHPHRSHNGRLSLVHNGIIENYAAIKTELQKKGYTFESQTDTEVLASFIDYIITSEDCSLEEGVRLALTRVVGAYAIVVIAKDNPDTLIAARKGSPLVIGIKEDDGSFFLASDATPIVEYTKKVVYLKDEEMAVISGNQMTIKSLEDVEQTPQVHELDLNLEAIEKGGYEHFMLKEIFEQPNSIADCMRGRLKANEGKLVLGGIHEYANALTNAQRIVIVACGTSWHAGLVAEYIIEDFCRIPVEVEYASEFRYRNPIINEGDIVIAISQSGETADTLAALELAKSKGAIILGVVNAVGSSISRITHEGAYLHAGPEIGVASTKAFTAQLTVLIMMALRIAHRKGTITESKYHELLVELESIPAKIKKALDVNDQIKEISARFKDARNFIYLGRGYNFPVALEGALKLKEISYIHAEGYPAAEMKHGPIALIDEEMPVVFIATRDSSYEKVVSNIQEVKARKGKVIAIVTEGEETINQIADFVIEVPHTSEALMPLVSVIPLQLLSYHIAVMRGCNVDQPRNLAKSVTVE
- a CDS encoding DUF4270 family protein, with protein sequence MNLQGRTASGLLFGAALMLFGCESPSEVGLELNPNENNVGVYEEVFTLPSSVILFDSLNTTNDSRLLVGRFKDPFFGDITAKSFSQVTRNGELVAINDKGVVDSIMFDFELSYLYGEYTSVFQTINVYQLSDTLYSGVSYYSDDSTEYLSRTPAASKKFFYSPSRDTVIRIKATPAWASNFFSIVRDGTSASELENQIKGFALIPGKDNTLIFGFHPENSKVNVHYHVPDGADSLVYTLNFNATRYNGIIADRTGTELETLVKRSDEFIPPSGDMYLQGGTGIYTKLSLRPFRKFVDSLGNIIVNRAEIRLGAIDELTSVDYRIMPPNSFMYIFADSTNKIIGANIGLASRIANHVVLTDVSYGNPSSPRALLPLYDSASRSYSGTPTFFFQGLRDSIFNTNDLIIYPGGNDVTSLSRFVVPKDSIQLKIYYTRLQ
- a CDS encoding glycogen/starch synthase, with the translated sequence MAKLRILYVASEINPFLQTTQVAEFVRRLPQAMQERGMEIRILVPRFGLINERKNRLHEVVRLSGINIAVGDEEKPLVIKVASIPNAKLQVYFIDNEDYFHRKSVFHDKEDKFYSDNDERAIFFCKGVLETVKKLGWAPDIIHCNDWMTSLIPLYVKTTYKNDPIFQTAKCVLTIYDNAFSFKFGDNLLEKVKMIDIEDSMLNPLKSADYEGFIKMGIEYSDAVIRAEEEESESLNNLTNELSKEKKFNVIENDENFLDRHYNLYNELAG
- the panC gene encoding pantoate--beta-alanine ligase, yielding MEIVTSPLECRKKILSLTLEGKNIGFVPTMGALHQGHLELVRQARSFCDFVVVSIFVNRTQFNSKEDFEKYPKTFDNDVAKLRLSGCDIVFAPTDSDMYPGTPEVKITFPRFQKSMEGHYRPGHFEGVALIVSKLLHAVPAQKAFFGRKDWQQVLIIKQLVKDLHFDTEIISVPTVREPDGLAMSSRNQRLSETERSLAVIFSKSLYMAKEKLLGGDSIEETVSSVRQAFDRMPEVRLEYFEIGNRETLEPVQTVESNTPVSLFIAGYVGDVRLIDNIFLQEETE
- the panD gene encoding aspartate 1-decarboxylase is translated as MQIEILKSKIHRVRITQAELHYVGSITIDEDLMKAANLIENEKVQIVNINNGERLETYVIKGKAGSGEICLNGPAARKAQVGDIVIIISYCHMDFEEAKTFKPTLIFPTDNNKLIS